The bacterium DNA window TTATGGATGGCAAGGGGTTTGGCAGGGATTCCGAGATGGTGACCGCGCTGGGGATCACCCTTGCCGGTAAAAAAGTCGTGTTGGGGTTCATTGAGACGGCCACTGAAAACGAGCGGGTGTGCTCGGAGTTCCTGCGGAGCCTGGTGGATCGGGGTCTGGCGTGCGAAAAGGGACTGCTGGTAGTGCTTGACGGCGCCAAGGGCCTGAGGAAGGCTGTAAAACGGGTTTTCGGCGGCTGCGCCCTGGTGCAGCGATGCCAGTGGCACAAACGGGAGAACGTGGTCGGCTACCTGCCGAAAAGCCGCCGTCCCGCGATGCGCCGACAACTCCAGCGGGCCTATAAACAGCCTCTCTGGGAAGATGCGAAAGCCGCCCTGCTTGGGCTGAAGAAGGAGCTGGCCCTGCAAAACCAGTCGGCTGCGCGCAGCCTTGAGGAAGGGTTGGAGGAGACCCTGACCCTTCATCGGTTGGGCCTATTCGAAGAGCTGGGAACCAGCCTGAAGACGACCAACACCATCGAGTCTTTGCACTCCTTGCTGGGATCACGCACGGACAAGGTGGACCGCTGGAGGAACTCTAACCAACGCCAGCGGTGGGTAGCCGCAGCCCTGCTGGATATGGAACCGGGACTTCGAAGAATAAAGGGCTGCCACCATCTGCCGGCCCTGCGTTACGCCATTCAGGCAGACCTCAACTTGGTGAAGCAGCCAACGCTGAAATCGGCCTGATCAACCATGGCCGCTTCGGCAATTTCAACTAAGAATGGCATTGACCCATGTGTGGTCAGAAAGCTCGGTAATGCTGGGTAGTAAATTACCATAAATAGGAATCAAACGACATTATTCATCATTTTTAGATGATTTGTCACGTTGAAGTTCATTGAATGAAAACGGGTCATCGCGAGTCACGCCGCTGGCGTGATGCGAAGCGACTCCATGAATTGGGACTGCCGCGTCCCCTTCGATCAGGCCCTCTGGCGTGACTCCTCGCAATGACAGTCGTAATGTCATCGCGCTTGTCCGCCATAGCTTTCTTGTCCGCCATAGCTCGAAGAGCGACGGTGGAAGCAACGGCGGAAACCGTCACCCGTGTGACCTGTCGCGGCGAAGTTATGCCGCAGGTATAACGAAGACGGAAGCGATCCCGATGAGCGAGATTGCCGCGCTCACCGAGAGACACAGGGCTCGCAATGACGGAATTGAAAACAGTTTTGAGATCTGAGATCTGAGATCAATATCTACCTCAATGCCGGGTTAAAGTACCCGTACTTCAGAGCAGGGTAGATCTCTTTCAGCCGCTTCATCACCCTCTGGACACCCAGGGGAGAAGATCTTTTACCTCCAAGGGCTTCCAGGTACAGGTCAGGGTCGATGTTGAGGTTCCTCCACTGGATCATGTTGAACCTGGTTCGTTCCTGAAGCCGGGTGATCGCTTCAAGCTCCTCTGGTTCATCGGTGACCCCGGGGAAGACGAAGTAGTTCACGGACACGAACCTGCTCCTGGTCCTCGCCACCTCCATGCTCGCCACCACAGCCTCAAAGGAGTAGTTAGCCGGTTGGAAGTATCGTGTGTAGAGATCTTCTCGGGCCGAGTTAAGGCTTACCCTGATGCTGTCGAGGCCCGCGTCAAAAAGGTTTTCAAGGGCCCCGGGCATGCTGGCGTTGGTATTCAGGTTAATGGTCCCCCCGGATGTCCGGCGGCGGATAAGACTAATGGCCTCTTTGAGCGTCTTCCAGTTGGTCAGAGGCTCCCCTTCACACCCCTGCCCGAAGCTGACAACAGGGTTTTGGGCCCGCTCGATGTGACCTAAAGCCACCTGGGCGATCTCTTCCGGGGTGGGGATGAAATCAATGCGGTCCTGGGTACAGGGGATACTGGTGCCCTCCTGGAGCGAGATGCAGCCAAGGCAGGCGGCGTTGCATCTGGTGGAGGTCGGCAGAGGCGCCTCGTAACGCCCGAGGAAATAGTTCCTGGCAGCCGGGCACCGGTAAACAATACAGCAGTGGGACAGATGTTTGATGAGGCGGTTCCCGGGATGATCCTGTACCATTTTGTCAGCGTTGATATCCTCCTCCCCATTTTGTGGGAAGTTGTCCAGATCCTGGCGGGGCTCAGGGTCCACGCGCACTCCCGTTGTGACGAAACCTTCCGTTCCCCATCCCAGTGCCGCATAGGCGAATAGAGGAAGTACGGGGGCATCCGGAGTGCGCTCAAAGGCGGACCATAGAAAAACCGTGTGGGCGGGCGCCAGGAAGGAGGATACAGCGTTGACCCTTTGACCCTCGAAATGGCTCACCACTTCCAGTTGGCCGGATTCGGGGTCAATTCCCACCGGATGCCTTCCAGGAAGGACGTGCAGGTCTGATCCTGCAGGTAAGTCAATCAGTTCCCCCGGTTCAGGGGGGCGATGCCCAGTCCCCGAACGCCCCGCCATCCTGAGGACAGGGTGTTCAAACACCTGTCCATCACTGTCGGCCATGACCATGAAGGGAAGATCGTAAAGAGACATGGGTACTAGAATAGGGAATAGGGAAGAATGAAGGAAGGATAAAATGACGAATAGGGAAGGAGGCAGGAAATCAGTGATTCATGATTCGTGATTGGAAATTTGAAAAAACGGTGACCGGTGAACAGTGACAGCGGTTTTTCTTTGTTTCGCCGTTACCCCCATACTGCTCAATCCCCTCCAGGTCAGGTTTTCTCAGTGTCCTCAGCCTGCCCTGAGCAAGCGAAGCGCGTCGATGGGTGTCCTCAGTGGTGAAAAACATCGCCTTTATGGTAACCGTAATTTCCTGAACTTTTCCGGTTTTAACTGCGGCCCCCTGCGATAAGTGCGGCCTACCAGCAGGACGCCTCTGCGTAACTCTGCGTTAAGGCTTTGAGATCGTGTTTATATTAACCGGGATTGCCGCGTCGCTCTCGTTTATCTCGAAGCTCCTCGCAATGACAATATGGATACAGCTGACTCCTTTATAGCCACTGTGCCTCAACCGGGATTCAAGCCCTCCTTCCGTCTTCGTTCTTCGAACTTCGCCGCGACAAGCTGCGTCCGAAGCCTGTCGCGCCAGAGGCGTGACGGACTCTGCGTTTAAACTTTTATCGTTTATTATTGGAATGCAACTGGATTCCGGGTCCTCGTTTTACTCGGCCCGGAATGACGAACCATGTACGCTTACTCTCGTCACTCCGGGCCGAGCGTAAGTGGAGACCCGGAGTCCATTCGCCTTTACTTGCCGCGGCGAAGCCCATAGGACGAAGACAAGTTATACCAATGCCACTGGATTCCGGACAATCACCCAATAAAGCGCGTGATTTCCGGAATGACGAAGAGAAAACTGCCCTCCGTCCTTATTCCCTCGCCATGTCCGGGGTTTACTCCCACCTCCCTCTCACCCACTCTCCCCCTCTGATTTCTCCCACGCCCCCCGCGTCTAGCTTTGTCTTTTCATTGGCCTTTGGTCTTTGGCCTTTGGTCTGATTTCTCCCTCTACACTCTGCCCTCTACACTCTGCACTCAATTCCTGAGGCGCGGTAGCGCCGAGCCCACTCTGGCTTTTTCCCTCTCCACATTGCTATAATACCACTTTGTGTCCCTTCGAACTTACCGTGTCTGAGCAAATATTATGGAGGATGTCATGAGGAAGACAGCTATCGTTCTTGCTGTGATCAGTGTTTTGTTCCTGGGAATGGTTGGTTCGTCCTTTGCGGTGGATCAGGAGAAGTTCCCCTTCTTTCCGTCCCTTCTCAATACGAAAACCGGCGGCCCCGTGTCCAGCAGCGAGTTCGAGGATCCGGAACGATGCCGCCTCTGTCACCGGGATATCTACAATCAGTGGAAAGGTTCCATGCACTCCAACGCCTGGATAGATCCCGTTTTCCAGGCTCTGTGGAAAATAGGCGACGACGAGACCGACGGCGCCATCAGAAACCTTTGCTCCGGATGCCACTTGCCCATAGGGACTGTTGGTGAGGAGGTCAGCTGGGATCCAATCAGAGGAATTTTCGGGGCCAGCGAGATAGCGGAAAAGGGCGTGCAATGCGATTTCTGCCACACGGTCGCCGAATCAACATGGCAGGACACACCCTCTTCCCAGCCCCAGAACGGTTCCCTGATCATGGACCCAGGTGACGTAAAACGCGGGCCCTATAAGGACTCCGACTCCCCCGGTCACGACACAGAATACTCCCAGCTCCATACATCGGCTGAATTCTGCGGTTCCTGTCATCATGTCTTTCACCCTGTGACCAACTTCCCCATCGAGAGGACTTACGACGAATGGAAACAGTCCGTCTATGCCAGAGAGGGGATCGTTTGCCAGGACTGCCACATGATGCCTCTGGAAAAGGCCATTGAGGCTGCCCGAACTCTGAAGAAACCCGTTAACCCGGGCAAGGCATCGCCCCTGGGCCCGGAAAGGGATACGGTGTACACCCACGAATTCGTAGGGGGCAACTTCACGCTTCCCAGGCTCCTGGGATCCGATAAGCATGCCCAGATAGCCGAGGGGCGCCTTAAAAGCGCGGCCGAAGTCCAGATACACCTTCCCGAAAAAGCGGTGACAGGCCAGTTGGTGAAATTCAAGGTGGAGGTGTTCAACGTAGGAGCAGGCCACAATCTGCCTACAAGCCTCACCGAAGTCAGGCAGATGTGGCTGGATGTGACTGTGAAGGACCCGAAGGGCAATATACTGATGCGTTCAGGAGCCCTGGACGATCACGGTGCCATCGATCCCGAGGCCAACATTTTCAGAGCTGTGGCCGTGGATAAAGATGGAAATGAGACCCACAAGCCATGGGAAATATCCCACTTCTCCGAGGTCCGGGTCATCCCCCCCAAGGGGTCTGACACAAGTACCTTCACCTTCCTTCTTCCTGATAATCTCAAAAAGGGAGAGTTGACGGTGGATGTGGTGCTGCGCTACAGGTCCTTCTCCCAACACCTGGCTGACCTGCTCCTCGGGGAAGGTAAGATCGAGGTGCCTGTGGTGGATATGAACAGGTCACAGGCGATGCTGGCGGTATCAAAAAAATAACGGGGAAGAGGGTAGAGGGAAGGTGGAATGAGGAAGGAAACCGCTGACATTCTTTAATTCCACCTCCTATATTCCATATTCGCTCTTCCAGCCTTTTGAGATTTGAGATCTGGTTCTGGTGTCTGGATTATGGAACGCAGAACCCGGAACACAGAACGCAGAAAAAAGTCAAAGAAATGATCCTTTTACTTTTTGCGACCCATGATTTGAAAAACAGATATGAAATCTCATTTATGAGATTTCATATAAGGAGCCCACAATGAACAAATCGACCATCTGGACAGTCATTCTCCTCCTGATCCTGGCTGTACCCCTCGGCGCTTCCACAAAGATCCTCTCCCCGGGAGATTTCTTTCCGCAGTACAGCTTCAAAACTGACATCAGTTCTGCCGATGCCGCCTACCTGGGTGTGGCAGAGGTGCTCGGCCGCAGTGGAGAGTTTCATGTGGAAGATGTCTGGGGTGAGGTCCTGGTCCTGGAGCTGTTCAACAGGTTCTGCTTCGGCTGCCAGCAGGGAGCGCCTCTTGTCAACCGCGTTTATGAGATGGTGGCCTCCGATCCCACCCTGTCCACAAAGGTCCGCTTCCTTGGCATCGGGGTGGGGAATAACATGAAGACCGTCAACGATTTCAGGCGGGAATTCGACGTCCAGTTTCCCCTGGTGCCTGATCCCAAATTCGGGATTCTCACTGCCCTTGGCAACCCTGGCGGGACCCCATACACGATGATCCTGAAAAAAACCTCGGGGGGGCTGATGCTCATGGCTTCTCATTTCGGGGTACTGGATTCGGCACAAGGTTTTGTTGATGAAATAAAGGAGATCGCCACGGGGGACGCGGAGCAGCTGCTTGCCGGGGCTCGGCCGGTGGAGTTGCCCCCCTGGGTGGAGAAGGAGCTTGTCCCTTCCATCCCGGAAACTGAAATTGAAGCCCGGGTCTTAAAAAGCATGGAGCGAGCCGGTTACGGTTCAGTGGGGCTTTACACGGTCGATCTGCCTGATGGTGACAGGGTATTCATAGGTGAGAGTAATCGGGGTAAGGTCTTTTCCAGGGTCATCAGCCGGCTTCCGGTGTGTGATGTCTGCCATCCGGTTCACTTTATCCTGACGCTGAACACAAGAGGAGTGGTTGTGGATTTCGATGCCATCTCGGTAACCAAATACTGGAACAAGGAATGGAATGAGGAAGAGGTGGATCAGATGAGACGCAAGCTCCTGGGACTTTCTGCCCTGGAGGACAGGGCTTTTGATCCCCAGGTGGACGCCGTCAGTACGGCTACCATGTCCTCCTCACTTATTTTTGACAGTCTCAGCAAGACAGGCCCCATCGTCAAGATCCTGAAGGAAAAGGGGCATTTTTAAAGGGTGAATAGTGAAATGTGAACTGTGAACAGAAACTTCTGTATATCGGGCCGGTTGACACCGGCCCGATAATATTGGATGTAGAGGGTTCCAGTTTGAGTAAGCAGGTAATCATTTTAGTGTTCTTTTGGTTTAAATAAGTGTTAATCGCGTACTTTTCACGATTCACTTTTGATAGAGTCGCAAAAAGTCCAATCCGGGACTTTTCGCTTCACGGAAAGGGAAAAGCGTCGTTTTCCTTTTCCTTATAAATCAATGACTTACGGAGTGAGTCATTGATTTGGGCACCCCGCGCGGGGCGCATTGATGACTTTTTGCGAAGTCATCACTTTTCACCCTTCACTGAATACGGAGTATTCCCATGATCATCGTAATGAAGCCCGGTACCTCGAAAAAGAACCTGAAAGATGTCATCGACAGGATCGAGGAACTTGGATACACGCCCCATATCATCCACGGGGAGACCCGTAATGTTATCGGGGCCATTGGGGATGAAAGAGGAAAGGCAAGGCTCCAGCACCTGGATGCCCTGGCAGGAGTGGAGCGGGTTGTCCCTATTCTCCGCCCTTACAAGCTGGCTAGCATCGAGGTCAAGGATCAGAAAATTGGTGAGCGGTCCGCTTTCAAGGTGGCGGAGGGCGTGTCCATTGGCGGTCCGAAGATCACCGTAATGGCTGGACCCTGCAGCGTGGAAAGCAGGGAAAGCCTTATCTCTATCGCCAGGGAAGTTAAAAAAATGGGAGCCTCCTTTCTGAGGGGCGGGGCGTTTAAACCCAGGACCTCTCCCTATGCCTTCCAGGGGCTGGAGGAGGAGGGTCTCAAGATCCTTGCCGAGGCAAGGGAAGCGACCGGGCTTCCGGTTGTCACCGAGGTGGTAAACCCGGGTGATGTGGACCTGGTGGCCGGTTATGTGGACATGCTTCAGGTGGGAGCACGCAACGTTCAGAACTTCGCCCTTTTAAAACGTCTGGGCGATGTTGATAAACCCATCCTTTTCAAAAGGGGGATGATGACGACTATCGAAGAGTTCCTGATGTCCGCGGAGTATATTCTGGCCTCCGGCAACGAAAGGGTTATCCTGTGCGAACGTGGGATCCGTACTTTTGAGACGGCCACCCGCAACACTCTGGACATCAGTGCCGTTCCTGTCCTGAAGGAACGTACACACCTGCCGGTTATTGTGGATCCATCTCACGCAGCCGGCCATTGGCAATATGTCCACTCCTTGTCTCTCGCCGCCATCGCGGCCGGGGCGGACGGACTCCTGATAGAGGTTCACTCAGAACCTGAGATCGCCATGTGTGACGGTCCACAGTCCTTAAAGCCAAAGAATTTTAAAACTCTCATGGAAGCGTTAAAAAAGGTTGCCGAGGCGGTGGGGAGGGAGGTCTGAGAACTAATCTCAAATCTCATATCTCATATCCCAAAGAGATAAAACCTGTGATCGGCATGCCTGATGCTCCTGGTTATGAGATTTGAGATCTGAGGTGACCAGCCATGTTACTTTTCGATTTCACAGATCCTGAAACAGCTGACCTGTTCCATCCTATTGGCGACAGTGTGATGGGAGGTGTTTCCTCGGGGGCGTTAAACTCTGAGGGTGGTTATGCCGTTTTCAGCGGCGAAGTGTCCTTTCAGAACCAGGGAGGCTTTGCCTCGGTCAGGTCCGAACCCGGCTCATGGAACCTCTCCGAATATGATGACCTTCAGCTTGAGGTCCTCAGCGATGGCAAGACTTACAAACTCTCCCTGACCACCGACTCGCACTACGATTCGGTCGTGTACCGGGCCCGTTTCAACCCTCCCGCCGGTGAATGGTTGAATGTGCGCATCCCGTTCACGGATCTTATACCCACCTTCCGGGGCGAGAAAGTATCTGACGCCCCGCCCCTGGACCGATCCACCATTAATTCCTTCGGGCTTCTGATCTCGGACAGGCAGGAAGGACCTTTTCATCTGGAGATAAAGAGTATCAGGGCTTTCTGACTTTCAGTCACTGATCTTAAATCTCAAAGGACAGCGAACAAGCATTAAACTACTGCCAACCGGTATCTTGTTCTTTAAGGAGGGTTCATTTTTGAGATCTGGGATCTGAGATCTGAAATTCGGTTCAATACAGCTTCACGGCCTCTGCTTTAAAGACAAGATATACTTTTCCCCCCAGATCCAATCCCATCTCCACGTAAGATCGCCTCGTCAAGCGCGCGATAAGGATATCCCCCGTGTCCACAGTCACATCCACGGTGCCGTTGCGTTCCCTGGCAGCTGTGATGCGGCCGGGAAGGATATTTCTCGCGCTCGTGGAGATCGGGGTCAGACTTACGAGGATCGATTCCGGGGGGATCGCGGCGGTGAGGGCCTTCTCGTGGCCTGCGTGAACGGCCACAACGATACTGCCGGTGTCAAAGACCGGACCATCCGGAGTGTGCCTGACCAAGCCGTGGAAAAGGTTCTCCATGGAGCCTTTGTGAACCCTTCCTTCAAAAAGAGTCACCACTGTGTCCGCCATTCGATAGGCCTGGTCAAGGTCATGGGTCGTAAAGATGACGGAGGTCTTCTGATTGCGGTTTTCCTGGAGCAGCACCCTCTCTATGACAGACCGGCTCACAGCGTCCACGTTGGCAAACGGTTCATCGAGAAGAAGGGCCCTCGGTTCCAGGACCAACGCCCGGGCCAGAGCCACCCTCTGGGCTTCTCCGCCGGACAGGGCCAGGTGGGGTCTTTTCCCAAAGCCGCCCAGGCCCACCAGTTCCAGCGCCGCTTCTGCCTTTTGGGCCGCCTCCTTGCGGGACACACCCCTGCGGGTGAGTCCATAGCACACGTTGCCAAGAACCGTGGTTTTAAAAAGGTAGGGGGACTGGAGGATCATCCCGAGTTCCCTTCGCATCCTGTCTTGAGCAGCGGTGGTCTGTGAAAAAAGATCCTGATCCCGATATCTGATGTTTCCTCTGGTCGGCTGCATGAGCCCCCCGAGAATCTGCAGGAAACTGGACTTCCCGGACCCGTTGGGCCCGGTGAGGGCAACGATCTTCCCGTCGGGAACCTCCAGGCCGGGTATGTTCAGGACCTCCCTGCCGCCCAGCTCCATCTTCAGGTTTTCAATTGTAAAAAGATTCATGGTATTCCTGTCACCCGCCAAACTCTTTTAGCTGAAATATTATGTAAATCCTTTTGCCGCATTGATAGGCACCGCTGTTGTTCCCAGGAACTTTTGGTGTCCTGGGCGTTAAAACAACGCCGCCCTTTATAGCAACTGTGCCTTAATGATGATTCTCGGGTTTATTTATCCCCTTAATCCCCTTCATCCCTGTTAGAAAATCGAATTTCAAATCTCAGAGCTCAAATCTCAAAAACCTGAGATCGCTTCGCATCGTATCAGCTCGCGATGACAAAAGTGTATGTCATTGCGAGCCCTGTGTCTCTCAGTGGGCGCGGCAATCTCGCCTAGGGGATCGCTTCCGTCGTCGCTATAAAATACAACGTGGCAGGCAAATACCACTGGATTCCGGATCTTTCCAAACACCCCCACCTCAATCCTCCTATCAGGAACCCGCTTCCGCAATCTTCCCCTCCCTTGAGGGGAGGGG harbors:
- a CDS encoding IS256 family transposase: MEADARVEVIQALIPLALMHVEEELQAEVERLVGPRYGRGEDDAGLVRWGRQRGSVFLQDQKVPVMVPRVRDRREGQEVSLAVYRSLQAPRQMDRTLMLRVLRGLSCRSYEETAAAVPEALGLSPSTVSRRFIKATARKLREMMERDLSGHDFVALVMDGKGFGRDSEMVTALGITLAGKKVVLGFIETATENERVCSEFLRSLVDRGLACEKGLLVVLDGAKGLRKAVKRVFGGCALVQRCQWHKRENVVGYLPKSRRPAMRRQLQRAYKQPLWEDAKAALLGLKKELALQNQSAARSLEEGLEETLTLHRLGLFEELGTSLKTTNTIESLHSLLGSRTDKVDRWRNSNQRQRWVAAALLDMEPGLRRIKGCHHLPALRYAIQADLNLVKQPTLKSA
- a CDS encoding radical SAM protein, translating into MSLYDLPFMVMADSDGQVFEHPVLRMAGRSGTGHRPPEPGELIDLPAGSDLHVLPGRHPVGIDPESGQLEVVSHFEGQRVNAVSSFLAPAHTVFLWSAFERTPDAPVLPLFAYAALGWGTEGFVTTGVRVDPEPRQDLDNFPQNGEEDINADKMVQDHPGNRLIKHLSHCCIVYRCPAARNYFLGRYEAPLPTSTRCNAACLGCISLQEGTSIPCTQDRIDFIPTPEEIAQVALGHIERAQNPVVSFGQGCEGEPLTNWKTLKEAISLIRRRTSGGTINLNTNASMPGALENLFDAGLDSIRVSLNSAREDLYTRYFQPANYSFEAVVASMEVARTRSRFVSVNYFVFPGVTDEPEELEAITRLQERTRFNMIQWRNLNIDPDLYLEALGGKRSSPLGVQRVMKRLKEIYPALKYGYFNPALR
- a CDS encoding multiheme c-type cytochrome — encoded protein: MRKTAIVLAVISVLFLGMVGSSFAVDQEKFPFFPSLLNTKTGGPVSSSEFEDPERCRLCHRDIYNQWKGSMHSNAWIDPVFQALWKIGDDETDGAIRNLCSGCHLPIGTVGEEVSWDPIRGIFGASEIAEKGVQCDFCHTVAESTWQDTPSSQPQNGSLIMDPGDVKRGPYKDSDSPGHDTEYSQLHTSAEFCGSCHHVFHPVTNFPIERTYDEWKQSVYAREGIVCQDCHMMPLEKAIEAARTLKKPVNPGKASPLGPERDTVYTHEFVGGNFTLPRLLGSDKHAQIAEGRLKSAAEVQIHLPEKAVTGQLVKFKVEVFNVGAGHNLPTSLTEVRQMWLDVTVKDPKGNILMRSGALDDHGAIDPEANIFRAVAVDKDGNETHKPWEISHFSEVRVIPPKGSDTSTFTFLLPDNLKKGELTVDVVLRYRSFSQHLADLLLGEGKIEVPVVDMNRSQAMLAVSKK
- the aroF gene encoding 3-deoxy-7-phosphoheptulonate synthase, with translation MIIVMKPGTSKKNLKDVIDRIEELGYTPHIIHGETRNVIGAIGDERGKARLQHLDALAGVERVVPILRPYKLASIEVKDQKIGERSAFKVAEGVSIGGPKITVMAGPCSVESRESLISIAREVKKMGASFLRGGAFKPRTSPYAFQGLEEEGLKILAEAREATGLPVVTEVVNPGDVDLVAGYVDMLQVGARNVQNFALLKRLGDVDKPILFKRGMMTTIEEFLMSAEYILASGNERVILCERGIRTFETATRNTLDISAVPVLKERTHLPVIVDPSHAAGHWQYVHSLSLAAIAAGADGLLIEVHSEPEIAMCDGPQSLKPKNFKTLMEALKKVAEAVGREV
- a CDS encoding CIA30 family protein; translated protein: MLLFDFTDPETADLFHPIGDSVMGGVSSGALNSEGGYAVFSGEVSFQNQGGFASVRSEPGSWNLSEYDDLQLEVLSDGKTYKLSLTTDSHYDSVVYRARFNPPAGEWLNVRIPFTDLIPTFRGEKVSDAPPLDRSTINSFGLLISDRQEGPFHLEIKSIRAF
- a CDS encoding ATP-binding cassette domain-containing protein, which gives rise to MNLFTIENLKMELGGREVLNIPGLEVPDGKIVALTGPNGSGKSSFLQILGGLMQPTRGNIRYRDQDLFSQTTAAQDRMRRELGMILQSPYLFKTTVLGNVCYGLTRRGVSRKEAAQKAEAALELVGLGGFGKRPHLALSGGEAQRVALARALVLEPRALLLDEPFANVDAVSRSVIERVLLQENRNQKTSVIFTTHDLDQAYRMADTVVTLFEGRVHKGSMENLFHGLVRHTPDGPVFDTGSIVVAVHAGHEKALTAAIPPESILVSLTPISTSARNILPGRITAARERNGTVDVTVDTGDILIARLTRRSYVEMGLDLGGKVYLVFKAEAVKLY